Proteins encoded in a region of the Pseudomonas putida genome:
- a CDS encoding ABC transporter substrate-binding protein gives MSPFASALDLTDHEQAGKRLYREGVSSSDAQLQARVGASDMAVPASVLPCASCHGNDGRGRAEGGVRPPSLDWQRLALGQGTREANGRSYPAYTDSSLARAIQHGVDPAGNRLDPAMPRFELTLADQRNLTAYLKRLAQERDPGVEEGVLRLGTLLPASGPLAEAGQVIQAVLEDGLAQLNQQGGIHGRRLELVVLDPGFDPASAERALHQLLEQERVFALVTPLAPMLDQRLTTLLAPQNVPLIGSTPRSGGSAQIFDPLPGLPEQLLSLAGHARTTLGLAADELRVVYAGNEQAALAEQVRERLLQQGWAPPAIQAFDGQAVDGQGIVFLGRAQAFAELAAALQAAGRQPYLFAASSQVAGAVARVPEQWSQRLFLAYPYVPEDWTEQGLATLAGLQQRQGLDPRQASLQVNTLCALQLLSEALKQIGRDASREQLIAALEGLHDVPTGLTPALGFGPGRRQGMAGAHVVAVALPGPRFTAVTPYRPVPDTP, from the coding sequence ATGTCGCCTTTTGCCTCTGCACTGGACCTCACCGACCACGAGCAAGCCGGCAAACGCCTGTACCGCGAAGGTGTCTCCAGCAGCGACGCCCAGCTGCAAGCGCGGGTCGGCGCCAGCGATATGGCGGTGCCCGCCAGCGTACTGCCCTGCGCCAGCTGCCATGGCAACGACGGCCGTGGCCGCGCCGAAGGCGGTGTGCGCCCGCCCAGCCTCGACTGGCAACGCCTGGCACTCGGCCAGGGCACACGCGAGGCCAACGGCCGCAGCTACCCTGCCTATACCGACAGCAGCCTGGCCCGCGCCATCCAGCATGGCGTCGACCCGGCAGGCAACCGCCTGGACCCGGCCATGCCACGCTTCGAACTGACCCTGGCCGACCAGCGCAACCTCACCGCCTATCTGAAGCGGCTAGCCCAGGAACGCGACCCAGGTGTGGAGGAGGGTGTGCTGCGCCTGGGCACCTTGCTGCCCGCGAGCGGCCCGCTGGCCGAAGCCGGGCAAGTGATACAGGCCGTGCTGGAAGATGGCCTGGCGCAGCTCAACCAGCAAGGCGGCATCCACGGCCGGCGCTTGGAACTGGTAGTGCTTGACCCAGGTTTCGATCCCGCCAGCGCCGAACGCGCCTTGCACCAGTTGCTGGAGCAAGAGCGGGTGTTCGCCCTGGTCACGCCATTGGCACCGATGCTCGACCAGCGCCTGACGACCTTGTTGGCGCCACAGAACGTACCGCTGATTGGCAGCACCCCACGCAGCGGCGGCAGCGCACAAATCTTCGACCCGCTACCCGGCCTGCCCGAGCAACTGCTGAGCCTGGCAGGCCATGCCCGTACAACGCTGGGGCTGGCCGCGGATGAGCTGCGCGTGGTGTATGCCGGCAACGAACAGGCCGCGTTGGCCGAGCAGGTGCGCGAGCGTTTGCTGCAGCAAGGCTGGGCGCCACCGGCCATCCAGGCGTTCGACGGCCAGGCGGTGGACGGGCAGGGCATCGTCTTCCTTGGCCGCGCCCAGGCCTTCGCCGAGTTGGCGGCGGCGTTGCAGGCGGCGGGCCGCCAGCCTTATCTGTTCGCCGCTTCCAGCCAAGTGGCCGGTGCGGTGGCACGCGTGCCCGAGCAGTGGTCGCAACGGCTGTTTCTGGCCTACCCCTACGTGCCGGAGGATTGGACCGAGCAAGGCCTGGCAACCCTCGCCGGGCTGCAGCAGCGCCAGGGCCTGGACCCACGCCAGGCGTCGTTGCAGGTCAACACGTTGTGCGCGTTGCAGCTGTTGAGTGAAGCGCTGAAACAGATTGGCCGTGATGCCAGCCGCGAGCAGCTGATTGCTGCGCTGGAAGGCCTGCACGATGTGCCTACCGGCCTGACCCCGGCGCTGGGCTTCGGCCCCGGCCGCCGCCAGGGCATGGCCGGGGCCCATGTGGTGGCGGTGGCCCTGCCGGGGCCACGCTTTACTGCGGTCACACCGTACCGGCCTGTGCCGGACACCCCCTGA
- a CDS encoding cytochrome D1 domain-containing protein: MNKKTRPAYLGVMLGVALIGLGVAYEKLWCDPRELLQEPADPQALHRLSRDGVTVEFEARPLAGGELKEGSFANIRFKLSDQSSGQPLSGMAPGAWIDPAQSAPLGDREQSCKARVALFLKSSIGARPLLDLNSYFLLMLNKDASLTVIDPTVSVGGVTSTMARIDLPGRPMDWVATSDDKQVFVSIPERGKVAVIDTETFTRVADLDAGDQPLRVALQPDQHRLWVGNNSSDPAKGGVTVIDVPGRNTLKSFNTGTGHHEIAFSADSRYAYVSNRDSGTLSVIDIPEMRLAKTIKVGPHPLSVSYSALSQAVYVVDGEEGSVRVFDARSHQLRHTVKAEQGLGPMRFSSDGRYGIVLNTLENQALVIDASTDKLIHHIPVAAEPYQLTFTKGYAYIRGLASPKVTMINLSSLGEGRAPIVQGFEAGPAAPRQAGDLPLAQGLSVSRDDNSVFVVNPVDNTTYFYAEGMNAPMSGYNNRGHQARAAIVVDRSLREVAPGVYGSTVKLPAAGKFDVAFLLNQPQIIHCFSTDVAAAPNASKRKGARAEFIGLDQPLPQHSDFTARVRIVGDDGQPRLGLNDLSLRYFLAPSSMPRNLQLQEVGEGVYQAALNLPEAGAWYLHVQSPSLGRKFAEENYTSLRVLPAAATNASQTDVRNVR; encoded by the coding sequence ATGAACAAAAAGACTCGCCCTGCTTACTTGGGGGTAATGTTGGGTGTGGCGCTGATTGGCCTGGGCGTGGCGTATGAAAAGCTCTGGTGCGACCCGCGCGAGCTGTTGCAGGAACCTGCCGACCCGCAGGCCCTGCACCGGCTCAGCCGGGACGGCGTCACCGTGGAGTTCGAAGCCCGACCGTTGGCCGGCGGGGAGCTGAAGGAAGGCAGCTTCGCCAACATCCGTTTCAAGCTCAGCGACCAGAGCAGTGGCCAGCCGCTGTCGGGCATGGCCCCAGGGGCGTGGATCGACCCCGCGCAGTCGGCCCCGTTGGGTGACCGCGAGCAAAGCTGCAAGGCGCGGGTCGCGCTGTTTCTCAAGAGCAGCATCGGGGCCCGGCCGCTGCTCGACCTGAACAGCTACTTCCTGCTGATGCTGAACAAGGACGCCAGCCTGACCGTGATCGACCCGACTGTGTCGGTGGGCGGCGTGACCAGCACCATGGCCCGCATCGACCTGCCCGGACGGCCCATGGACTGGGTGGCCACCAGCGACGACAAGCAGGTGTTCGTGTCGATCCCCGAGCGCGGCAAGGTGGCGGTGATCGACACCGAAACCTTCACCCGTGTCGCCGATCTGGACGCCGGCGACCAGCCGCTGCGCGTGGCCTTGCAGCCGGACCAACACCGGCTGTGGGTTGGCAACAACAGCAGCGACCCGGCCAAAGGCGGGGTAACCGTGATCGACGTGCCGGGGCGCAACACCCTGAAAAGCTTCAATACCGGCACCGGGCACCACGAAATCGCCTTCAGCGCTGACTCGCGCTATGCCTACGTCAGCAACCGCGACAGCGGCACCCTGAGCGTCATCGACATCCCGGAAATGCGCCTGGCCAAGACCATCAAGGTTGGCCCGCACCCGCTCTCGGTCAGCTATTCGGCGCTGTCCCAGGCCGTCTACGTGGTCGATGGCGAGGAGGGCAGCGTGCGGGTCTTCGACGCCCGCAGCCATCAGCTGCGCCACACGGTCAAGGCCGAGCAGGGCCTGGGGCCGATGCGCTTCAGCAGCGATGGCCGCTACGGCATCGTGCTCAATACCCTGGAGAACCAGGCGCTGGTCATAGATGCCAGTACCGACAAGCTGATCCACCACATCCCGGTGGCGGCCGAACCGTACCAGCTGACCTTCACCAAGGGCTATGCCTACATACGTGGCCTGGCTTCGCCCAAGGTCACCATGATCAACCTGTCCAGCCTGGGCGAGGGGCGTGCACCGATCGTGCAAGGTTTCGAGGCCGGCCCGGCAGCGCCGCGCCAGGCAGGTGACCTGCCGCTGGCCCAGGGGCTGTCGGTGTCACGCGATGACAACTCGGTGTTCGTGGTCAACCCGGTGGACAACACCACCTACTTCTACGCCGAAGGCATGAACGCGCCAATGTCCGGCTACAACAACCGTGGCCACCAGGCCCGCGCGGCCATCGTCGTCGACCGCAGCCTGCGTGAAGTGGCGCCTGGGGTGTATGGCTCGACCGTGAAGCTGCCCGCCGCCGGCAAGTTCGACGTGGCCTTCCTGCTCAACCAGCCGCAGATCATCCATTGCTTCAGCACCGATGTGGCCGCAGCGCCCAATGCCAGCAAACGCAAGGGCGCGCGTGCCGAGTTCATCGGCCTCGACCAGCCTTTGCCGCAGCACAGCGACTTTACCGCGCGGGTGCGTATCGTCGGCGACGACGGCCAGCCACGCCTGGGCCTGAACGACCTGAGCCTGCGCTACTTTCTGGCGCCATCGTCGATGCCGCGCAACCTGCAGCTGCAAGAGGTGGGCGAGGGTGTGTATCAGGCGGCGCTGAACCTGCCTGAAGCCGGCGCCTGGTACCTGCATGTGCAGTCGCCCTCGCTGGGGCGCAAGTTTGCCGAAGAAAACTACACCAGCCTGCGCGTCCTGCCGGCTGCAGCGACCAACGCTTCCCAGACTGACGTGAGGAATGTGCGATGA
- a CDS encoding SCO family protein, whose amino-acid sequence MNAKHAFTLLALSLAFASNLALAHAGHDHDGHGAQPPAARQEKTSVRFADVSLLNQDGMPVRLEKDLVSDHLVVMGFIYTSCTTVCPVVSSIMGKVQQQLGGRVGEEIHMVSISVDPQRDDAKRLQDYAKAFQKGPGWSWLTGTPYAVTETLKGLGSFSADLSQHPPLILVGDGRSGHWTRYYGFTDPAVLIEEINRLSARRVHAKSTAIADRHEVQP is encoded by the coding sequence ATGAACGCCAAGCATGCTTTCACACTGTTGGCCCTGAGCCTGGCGTTTGCCAGCAACCTGGCCCTTGCCCACGCCGGTCACGACCATGACGGCCATGGCGCGCAACCGCCAGCGGCTCGCCAGGAAAAGACCAGCGTGCGCTTTGCCGATGTTTCGCTGCTTAACCAGGACGGCATGCCGGTACGCCTGGAGAAAGACCTGGTAAGCGACCACCTGGTGGTCATGGGCTTCATCTACACCAGCTGCACCACGGTGTGCCCGGTGGTGTCGTCGATCATGGGCAAGGTCCAGCAGCAGCTGGGTGGCCGGGTAGGCGAGGAGATCCACATGGTGTCGATCAGCGTCGACCCTCAGCGTGACGATGCCAAGCGCCTGCAAGACTACGCCAAGGCCTTCCAGAAGGGGCCGGGCTGGAGCTGGCTGACCGGCACCCCGTACGCCGTCACCGAGACCCTCAAGGGCCTGGGTAGCTTCAGTGCCGACCTCAGCCAGCACCCGCCGCTGATCCTGGTGGGTGACGGGCGCAGTGGGCACTGGACACGTTACTACGGCTTCACCGACCCGGCGGTACTGATCGAAGAGATCAACCGCCTCAGCGCCCGCCGGGTGCATGCCAAGAGCACTGCCATTGCCGACCGTCACGAGGTGCAACCATGA
- a CDS encoding SCO family protein: MSTASSRRASMRGFDWLVLGGCLWILASVAFAHEGHAPQAPEPQPAPQAMTSGGGTRDAQTWFTDTVLKDQNGRELRFYSDVLKDKVVMLNVIFTHCTDACPLITRKLREVREAMGPQLASQVTFVSISSDPLNDTPQALKAFAEKQGVDGPNWLFLTGDKANVDLVLGRIGQFLPSPEQHSTQLIAGDVAGKRWSKIRPDAPPAAIAQRMQLLAQPLAGR, translated from the coding sequence ATGAGCACTGCAAGCTCCCGCCGCGCAAGCATGCGCGGGTTCGACTGGCTGGTGCTGGGTGGTTGCCTGTGGATTCTGGCCTCGGTGGCCTTCGCCCACGAAGGCCATGCGCCACAGGCCCCCGAGCCGCAGCCGGCGCCGCAGGCGATGACCAGTGGTGGCGGCACCCGTGATGCCCAGACCTGGTTCACCGACACGGTGTTGAAGGACCAGAATGGCCGCGAGCTGCGCTTTTACAGCGACGTGCTCAAGGACAAGGTGGTGATGCTTAACGTGATCTTCACCCACTGCACCGACGCGTGCCCGCTGATTACCCGCAAGTTGCGTGAAGTGCGCGAAGCGATGGGGCCGCAGCTGGCCAGCCAGGTGACTTTCGTGTCGATCAGCAGTGACCCGCTGAACGACACCCCGCAGGCATTGAAGGCGTTCGCCGAGAAGCAGGGCGTGGATGGGCCGAACTGGCTGTTCTTGACCGGCGACAAGGCCAATGTCGACCTGGTGCTGGGGCGTATAGGGCAGTTCCTGCCCAGCCCTGAGCAGCATTCGACTCAGCTGATTGCCGGTGACGTGGCCGGCAAACGCTGGAGCAAGATCCGCCCGGATGCGCCACCGGCGGCGATTGCCCAGCGCATGCAGCTGTTGGCTCAGCCACTGGCAGGCCGGTGA
- a CDS encoding GspE/PulE family protein, which yields MSEAFDAAVSAYPRDLLAQARLQASDERLLNCLERLACDTPDTFTRRLGLTLHYPVLDSHTLLASNPRFDKVSLAQCLKREFVLIEQNGQLLGVFADPFDHTRLAWIDDVLQGAPLYLAHAAELATFLARHEESFHAVDALDHDPEASSESDPLQRLSLASISEDQSRVVKLVNSTLYDALKLHASDIHLGMTGQGLTIKYRIDGVLNGAGKASGSAFADQVISRIKVMAELDIGEKRVPQDGRFKVAVGDRQIDFRVSIMPSIFGEDAVLRVLDKQDLSDRVSGVQLQALGFADETLRALRRLAAEPYGMILVTGPTGSGKTTTLYAMISEINHGVDKIITIEDPVEYQLPGVLQIPVNEKKGLTFARGLRSILRHDPDKILVGEIRDPDTAQIAVQSALTGHLVFTTIHANNVFDVIGRFSQMQVDPYSFVSALNAVLAQRLIRLACPHCATACEHDDDTLYGSGLTREAVAGWTFVRAQGCGQCRGSGYRGRSAIAELLHLDDDLRQMIVERRPLAQIKTLACQRGLRLLRASALDLVRDGRTTLEEINRVTFI from the coding sequence ATGTCAGAAGCATTCGATGCAGCAGTATCAGCCTACCCCCGCGACCTGTTGGCCCAAGCCCGCCTGCAAGCCAGTGATGAGCGCCTGCTCAATTGCCTGGAACGCCTGGCCTGCGACACCCCCGATACCTTCACCCGCCGCCTGGGCCTGACCCTGCACTACCCGGTACTGGACAGCCACACCCTGCTGGCCAGCAACCCACGCTTCGACAAGGTGTCCCTGGCCCAGTGCCTGAAGCGCGAATTCGTGCTGATCGAGCAAAACGGCCAGTTGCTGGGCGTGTTCGCCGACCCCTTCGACCACACCCGCCTGGCCTGGATCGACGATGTGCTGCAAGGCGCGCCGCTGTACCTGGCCCACGCCGCCGAACTGGCCACCTTTCTGGCCCGGCACGAAGAAAGCTTCCATGCAGTCGATGCCCTGGACCACGACCCCGAGGCCAGCAGCGAAAGCGACCCGCTGCAACGCCTGTCACTGGCCAGTATCAGCGAAGACCAAAGCCGCGTGGTCAAACTGGTCAACTCCACCCTGTACGATGCGCTCAAGCTGCACGCCAGCGACATCCACCTGGGCATGACCGGCCAGGGCCTGACCATCAAGTACCGTATCGACGGCGTGCTCAACGGTGCCGGCAAAGCCAGCGGCAGCGCCTTTGCCGACCAGGTGATTTCGCGGATCAAGGTCATGGCCGAGCTGGACATCGGCGAAAAGCGCGTACCTCAGGACGGGCGCTTCAAGGTCGCCGTGGGCGATCGGCAAATCGACTTTCGGGTGTCGATCATGCCCAGCATCTTCGGTGAGGACGCCGTACTGCGGGTGCTCGACAAGCAGGACTTGTCCGACCGGGTCAGCGGCGTGCAGTTGCAAGCCCTGGGCTTTGCCGACGAAACCCTGCGCGCCCTGCGCCGGCTGGCCGCCGAACCTTACGGCATGATCCTGGTGACCGGCCCCACCGGCAGCGGCAAGACCACCACCCTGTACGCCATGATCAGCGAGATCAACCACGGCGTGGACAAGATCATCACCATCGAAGACCCGGTCGAGTACCAACTGCCCGGCGTGCTGCAGATCCCGGTCAACGAGAAGAAGGGCCTGACCTTCGCCCGTGGCCTGCGCTCGATCCTGCGCCATGACCCGGACAAGATCCTGGTTGGCGAAATCCGCGACCCCGACACCGCCCAGATTGCCGTGCAGTCGGCGCTCACCGGCCACCTGGTGTTCACCACCATCCACGCCAACAACGTATTCGACGTGATCGGCCGCTTCAGCCAGATGCAGGTCGACCCCTACAGCTTCGTTTCCGCGCTCAATGCAGTGCTGGCCCAGCGCTTGATTCGCCTGGCCTGCCCGCACTGCGCCACGGCCTGCGAACACGATGACGACACCCTGTATGGCTCGGGCCTGACCCGCGAGGCCGTAGCCGGTTGGACCTTCGTGCGCGCCCAGGGCTGCGGCCAATGCCGGGGCAGTGGCTACCGCGGCCGCAGCGCCATTGCCGAACTGCTGCACCTGGACGACGACCTGCGGCAAATGATCGTGGAGCGCCGCCCCCTGGCGCAAATCAAGACGCTTGCCTGCCAGCGCGGCCTGCGCCTGCTGCGGGCCTCGGCCCTGGACCTGGTCCGCGATGGCCGTACCACCCTTGAGGAGATCAACCGTGTCACATTCATCTGA
- a CDS encoding SurA N-terminal domain-containing protein — protein sequence MRIVLLCLLLVLARASWADVPAARVNGVEIELLRLERYFSEYLDAQGRAVTSIRNPGLYKRLRDQALDELIDKELLWQEAQRQGIAVSDERVSAHVGEVEAAFGSPAVFERRLAEAGFDRAQYTEYTRQDMAAQQVYAQLSAVDAPSQGEVEAFYDANKERLQGAQNQSDNPSVIREQGLVLARATLIGQREAQARQSVRQRLRESAKVEIAD from the coding sequence ATGCGTATCGTATTGTTGTGCCTGTTGCTGGTGCTGGCCAGGGCGAGCTGGGCCGATGTGCCGGCGGCGCGGGTCAATGGTGTGGAGATCGAGCTGTTGCGCCTGGAGCGCTACTTCAGCGAGTACCTGGACGCCCAGGGCCGTGCGGTGACCAGTATCCGCAACCCAGGCCTGTACAAGCGCCTGCGTGACCAGGCGCTGGACGAACTGATCGACAAGGAGCTGTTGTGGCAGGAAGCGCAACGCCAAGGCATTGCCGTCAGCGATGAACGGGTGTCGGCGCACGTCGGTGAAGTGGAAGCAGCCTTTGGCAGCCCGGCGGTTTTCGAACGGCGGCTGGCAGAGGCAGGCTTCGATAGGGCACAGTACACTGAATACACCCGGCAGGACATGGCAGCCCAGCAGGTGTATGCCCAGCTCAGCGCAGTCGACGCGCCGAGCCAGGGCGAAGTGGAGGCATTCTATGATGCCAACAAAGAAAGACTGCAAGGAGCGCAGAACCAAAGTGATAACCCTTCGGTCATACGCGAACAGGGCCTGGTCTTGGCCAGGGCTACGCTCATCGGTCAACGCGAGGCGCAGGCGCGCCAATCCGTGCGCCAACGTTTGCGCGAATCCGCTAAAGTGGAGATCGCCGACTGA
- a CDS encoding response regulator, which yields MVNRVLVVDDEQTLAQNLQAYLQAQGLEVHVAHDGASGIEQAESLAPQVVVLDYRLPDMEGFQVLEAVRKNRQCHFVLITAHPTVEVRERAAELGVSHVLFKPFPLVELARAIFDLMGIERRRRATDNPAEGFVERRQNRNESFPLQLYDGSWVLADRRRNGVKPPGPDDDQLLTGE from the coding sequence TTGGTGAACAGAGTATTGGTAGTCGATGACGAACAGACTCTTGCGCAGAACCTGCAAGCGTACCTGCAGGCGCAAGGCCTGGAAGTTCATGTTGCCCACGACGGTGCCAGTGGTATCGAACAGGCTGAAAGCCTGGCACCGCAAGTAGTTGTGCTGGATTACCGCTTGCCCGACATGGAGGGTTTTCAGGTTCTGGAGGCTGTACGCAAGAACAGGCAATGCCACTTCGTGCTGATTACCGCCCATCCCACCGTCGAGGTGCGTGAGCGGGCCGCCGAACTGGGTGTGAGTCATGTCCTGTTCAAGCCGTTCCCACTGGTGGAACTGGCCCGTGCAATCTTCGACCTGATGGGCATCGAGCGCCGGCGCAGGGCCACGGACAACCCGGCAGAAGGGTTCGTCGAACGACGCCAGAACAGGAACGAATCGTTCCCCCTGCAGTTGTACGATGGAAGCTGGGTATTGGCCGACCGCCGCCGTAATGGCGTCAAGCCGCCAGGGCCCGACGACGATCAACTGCTCACAGGGGAATAG